The Thaumasiovibrio subtropicus genome window below encodes:
- a CDS encoding HlyD family type I secretion periplasmic adaptor subunit gives MLRLLTSQLSAEQRELGDGRVLMLGLGRLQASLLLFVLLLLIGLLGWANLAVIEAAAVARGKVTVESRPKTIQHLEGGIVRQIWINDGQYVEAGDRLISLESAAARSQLNRMVARWQSHLARANRLQAELAGAETILFSDALLKQQADARVAVLMQTQQQLMMQRMALFKGERALLDQEASNHLSRQKALHSKLAADQKSLHYLQQQIAMHLTLLAQGSTSKSRLLDLKREAARLASVIAETNTDIVTAEGDLAETKLHLANIHHDQTQRIAEEMQQVEAALYELEETMLEAEDRLSRIDIVAPQSGRVADLKVLSSGEVIAPGQPLLQIVPQQEAFIVEAFASPQDIDVIQQGMKTRVRLTALDQRTALPINGEVIHVAANQTEQDNEQAGYLIKVRLFKEEIDTEVHRALYQGMPAEVMVLLGNRTPMDYLLDPLYVTAYKAMREH, from the coding sequence ATGCTGCGTTTACTTACCTCACAGCTCTCGGCCGAGCAACGCGAATTAGGTGATGGGCGAGTGCTAATGTTGGGCCTAGGCCGATTGCAGGCGTCGTTATTGCTTTTTGTCTTATTACTTTTGATAGGCCTATTGGGGTGGGCAAACCTTGCAGTGATCGAAGCTGCGGCTGTTGCAAGGGGGAAAGTGACGGTTGAAAGCCGCCCTAAAACCATTCAGCACTTAGAAGGCGGGATTGTTCGCCAAATTTGGATTAATGATGGCCAGTATGTCGAAGCCGGGGATCGGCTTATCTCCTTAGAATCGGCTGCGGCTCGCTCTCAGTTGAATCGGATGGTGGCACGATGGCAAAGCCATCTCGCCAGAGCCAATCGTTTACAGGCTGAGTTGGCAGGAGCAGAAACCATTCTGTTTTCTGATGCGTTATTAAAGCAGCAAGCGGATGCGCGTGTTGCGGTACTCATGCAAACCCAGCAACAACTTATGATGCAACGAATGGCGCTGTTTAAAGGTGAGCGGGCCTTACTTGATCAAGAGGCCAGCAATCACCTCAGCCGTCAAAAGGCATTGCACAGCAAACTCGCTGCTGATCAAAAAAGTCTTCACTACTTGCAGCAGCAAATCGCGATGCATCTTACGTTACTGGCACAAGGTAGTACGTCGAAGTCACGTCTGCTTGATTTAAAGCGAGAAGCAGCGCGCTTAGCCTCGGTAATCGCAGAGACAAACACTGACATTGTCACCGCAGAGGGCGACTTGGCAGAAACCAAACTCCATCTCGCCAATATTCACCATGATCAAACGCAACGTATCGCAGAAGAAATGCAGCAGGTTGAAGCGGCGCTCTACGAATTGGAAGAGACGATGTTAGAGGCGGAAGACCGATTGAGCCGTATCGATATCGTTGCGCCGCAATCTGGCCGAGTTGCAGACCTTAAGGTGTTATCGTCTGGCGAAGTGATCGCGCCGGGGCAGCCCTTGTTACAGATTGTGCCACAGCAAGAAGCGTTTATCGTTGAAGCCTTTGCTTCCCCGCAAGATATTGATGTGATTCAACAAGGGATGAAAACGCGTGTCCGATTAACCGCATTAGATCAACGCACTGCCCTCCCCATTAACGGCGAAGTGATCCATGTCGCCGCCAACCAGACCGAACAAGATAACGAGCAAGCGGGCTATCTCATTAAGGTACGGCTTTTTAAGGAAGAGATTGATACAGAGGTTCATCGTGCTTTGTATCAAGGTATGCCAGCTGAAGTCATGGTGCTACTGGGTAATCGTACCCCAATGGACTACTTGCTCGACCCTCTCTATGTCACCGCTTACAAAGCGATGCGAGAGCACTAG
- a CDS encoding calcium-binding protein, whose amino-acid sequence MAAEDIKGTNQDDQLTGTSQGEFIHGYDGDDIINAGGGNDEIHGGKGDDDIRAGRGDDFIATGRGSDEVRGGAGNDIIEAWNHTLDAGDEPGEFDNSLGIAKQKDIEALGGMSCIDDAIAGGRGSDYIEGGAGNDIIYGGGGPQTLGENLFVNGDFENRAATGTVFNPHGHRWATYDEIEGWAATDFDASTDDGLIELQYTRVGGAPTTGANAEPSNTVLELDAHRDPGSEGVSNASVGQAITVESTGKYRFEFDYAGRNRGNQENASETSEFSVIVDGEVIMTFNPENQWSHFEIDLQLDAGTHEIVFQAGGVEDTYGALIDNVSLREVKKDDILIGDNGPDSDLAHSAGNDLMRGGDGDDVMIGDHFDAYSYNENRGEFELDFANGQAAVMPAQNTAGSLPVSVTTGEHSMGAQVAISRPYDGASGDTEIGTWTAYRDGVKVAEGTFTAEDLATGIQPRVSPILDVLGMFEIGPEQTGWKAFDELIFEPAATNTFDVVSVDTISLSGDGNDIMYGGRGDDVVLGGDNQQAGEMIPEFVATEGQFDVNGFQGQMTLAVNGSDAWYNNSLGYYLLDEEGQVMEANVVWSNVKTATDALTLDFDCHDVDQVGLFIVPNGGRLGVGEGAVTLDAETGSLSSNGQTFTALLSEPSHVQNVVNGNQIVLNWNDNTSGDPFPNDYDFNDVQTTVTFDSVSTPQETLYGRKGDDWLDGGAGDDLVVGNRGDDTLIGGTGNDTLKGGLGNDLLVGGNGIDRVYGAKGNDTLVISGDDATTDILHGGKGFDALVSAEFASGLEAEGLNVDMTASNIHRIEAVVGSAASDDSVTLSLDKIAKQSDDVFGLNATDNGTFFVIGVEEVNLDLAGWCAHGENALQANSLDDALLAQLGIDSGDTLYEYTFTDAMSGETVLIYSDETGLFDSGSPM is encoded by the coding sequence ATGGCTGCAGAAGACATCAAAGGCACAAACCAAGACGATCAACTGACTGGTACAAGTCAGGGCGAGTTTATTCACGGCTATGACGGTGACGACATCATCAATGCTGGTGGTGGAAATGATGAGATTCACGGCGGGAAAGGCGATGACGATATTCGTGCCGGGCGTGGCGACGACTTTATTGCGACTGGAAGAGGTTCTGATGAAGTGCGTGGTGGTGCTGGTAATGACATTATCGAGGCTTGGAATCACACGTTGGACGCGGGTGATGAGCCGGGCGAGTTTGATAATAGTTTAGGCATCGCGAAACAAAAAGATATTGAAGCGTTAGGCGGCATGTCGTGCATTGATGACGCGATTGCCGGGGGACGTGGTAGTGACTACATCGAAGGTGGTGCAGGCAACGATATCATATACGGTGGGGGCGGCCCTCAAACACTTGGCGAAAACTTATTCGTTAACGGTGATTTTGAAAACCGTGCAGCAACGGGGACAGTGTTTAACCCACATGGTCATCGATGGGCGACATATGATGAAATCGAAGGTTGGGCCGCGACTGACTTTGACGCCAGTACCGATGATGGGCTCATTGAACTGCAATATACCCGCGTTGGCGGCGCGCCAACGACGGGCGCGAATGCCGAACCGAGCAACACGGTACTGGAGTTAGATGCTCACCGCGACCCCGGCTCTGAAGGGGTTTCAAATGCGTCCGTAGGTCAAGCGATTACGGTCGAGAGTACCGGAAAGTACCGCTTTGAGTTTGACTATGCCGGGCGTAATCGAGGTAATCAAGAGAATGCTTCAGAAACCAGCGAGTTTTCGGTGATTGTGGATGGTGAAGTGATCATGACGTTCAATCCCGAAAACCAATGGTCGCACTTTGAAATCGATTTACAACTTGATGCAGGGACACATGAGATTGTTTTTCAAGCCGGAGGCGTTGAGGATACCTACGGTGCGCTGATTGATAACGTCAGCCTAAGAGAAGTCAAAAAGGACGATATTTTAATTGGCGACAATGGCCCGGATTCGGATCTCGCCCACAGTGCAGGTAACGATTTGATGCGCGGCGGTGATGGTGACGACGTGATGATTGGTGACCATTTTGACGCTTACAGTTACAACGAAAACAGGGGTGAGTTTGAGCTTGATTTTGCAAATGGGCAAGCGGCGGTGATGCCTGCTCAGAATACGGCGGGCAGTTTGCCAGTCTCGGTTACTACGGGTGAGCATAGTATGGGCGCACAGGTTGCCATTTCTCGACCCTATGACGGAGCGAGCGGTGACACAGAAATTGGGACGTGGACGGCATACCGTGATGGCGTCAAAGTCGCTGAAGGGACGTTTACCGCCGAGGATCTCGCGACAGGGATACAGCCGAGGGTCTCGCCCATCCTCGATGTCTTGGGCATGTTTGAGATTGGTCCGGAGCAAACGGGTTGGAAGGCCTTTGATGAATTGATCTTTGAACCCGCGGCAACAAATACCTTTGATGTAGTCAGTGTCGACACTATCTCATTGAGTGGAGATGGTAATGACATTATGTACGGTGGACGAGGCGATGACGTCGTGTTGGGAGGGGATAATCAACAAGCCGGTGAAATGATCCCCGAGTTTGTAGCGACTGAAGGTCAGTTTGATGTCAATGGGTTTCAAGGCCAAATGACCTTGGCCGTCAACGGGTCAGATGCATGGTATAACAATAGTTTAGGCTATTATCTGCTCGATGAAGAAGGCCAAGTCATGGAAGCAAACGTCGTGTGGAGTAATGTGAAAACCGCCACGGATGCGTTGACGTTAGATTTTGATTGTCATGACGTCGATCAGGTCGGGTTGTTTATTGTACCTAATGGAGGGCGGTTAGGTGTCGGAGAGGGAGCTGTGACGCTGGATGCCGAAACGGGATCATTGAGTTCGAATGGACAGACATTTACGGCGTTGCTCTCAGAGCCGAGCCATGTTCAGAATGTGGTTAATGGCAACCAAATCGTCCTGAATTGGAATGACAATACCAGTGGGGACCCGTTCCCGAATGACTACGACTTCAATGACGTGCAAACAACAGTGACCTTTGATTCCGTGTCTACACCCCAAGAAACGCTTTATGGTCGAAAAGGGGATGATTGGTTAGATGGTGGTGCCGGTGATGATTTGGTTGTGGGCAATCGCGGTGACGATACCCTGATTGGTGGCACGGGTAATGACACGTTAAAAGGCGGGTTAGGAAACGATTTGTTGGTTGGTGGAAACGGTATCGACCGGGTCTATGGTGCGAAAGGCAATGATACGTTAGTTATTTCTGGTGATGATGCCACTACGGACATCTTACACGGTGGGAAAGGTTTTGACGCCTTGGTGAGTGCTGAGTTTGCTTCAGGGCTGGAAGCGGAGGGGTTAAACGTTGATATGACAGCCAGCAATATCCATCGGATTGAAGCGGTTGTCGGTTCCGCGGCCAGTGATGATAGTGTCACGCTGAGTCTCGATAAAATAGCCAAGCAGTCTGATGATGTTTTTGGCTTGAACGCCACAGATAATGGGACGTTTTTTGTCATTGGTGTTGAAGAGGTCAATCTAGACCTTGCTGGTTGGTGTGCGCATGGTGAAAATGCGTTACAAGCGAATAGCTTAGATGACGCGCTATTGGCGCAGTTAGGCATTGATAGCGGTGATACCCTTTATGAATATACCTTTACTGATGCAATGTCAGGTGAAACAGTCTTGATCTATAGCGATGAGACGGGGTTGTTTGATTCTGGCTCTCCAATGTAA
- a CDS encoding aspartate/glutamate racemase family protein: MKTIGLLGGMSWESTVSYYQALNRGVKASLGQLHSAKICMYSVDFQEIERLQHAGEWDETAKILCKAAQSVEAGGADFLLICTNTMHKVAPDIEAAIHIPLLHIADATGERLQQNGITKVGLLGTRFTMEQAFYRERIEQHFGIDVIVPDRSARETVHNVIYNELCQGEVRENSKQAYLAIIEALKAAGAEAVILGCTEIALLVQQADTTVPLYDTTAIHAQAAVEMAVQSHPTHKVEP; the protein is encoded by the coding sequence ATGAAGACAATAGGGTTGCTGGGAGGAATGAGTTGGGAGTCGACAGTAAGCTACTATCAAGCACTAAACCGCGGGGTGAAAGCGTCTTTAGGTCAATTACACTCCGCCAAGATCTGCATGTATAGCGTCGATTTCCAAGAGATAGAACGTCTACAGCATGCTGGCGAATGGGATGAAACAGCGAAAATCCTTTGTAAAGCGGCACAATCCGTTGAAGCAGGCGGTGCCGATTTCTTGCTCATTTGCACCAATACGATGCATAAAGTCGCCCCAGACATCGAAGCCGCTATTCATATCCCGCTACTGCACATTGCTGACGCCACCGGGGAACGCTTACAGCAGAATGGCATTACAAAAGTGGGCTTACTCGGCACCCGATTTACCATGGAACAAGCTTTCTACCGCGAAAGGATTGAACAGCATTTTGGTATTGACGTGATCGTACCAGACAGGTCCGCCAGAGAGACGGTACACAATGTCATTTACAATGAACTCTGCCAAGGCGAAGTACGTGAAAACTCCAAACAGGCGTATTTAGCCATCATCGAAGCATTAAAAGCAGCAGGTGCGGAAGCAGTGATCTTGGGTTGCACAGAAATTGCTTTGCTAGTACAACAAGCAGATACCACGGTACCTCTCTATGATACGACAGCAATCCATGCCCAAGCAGCCGTCGAAATGGCAGTCCAAAGTCATCCCACTCACAAGGTCGAGCCATAA
- a CDS encoding RES family NAD+ phosphorylase codes for MTKSAPNKEARQTGFRLLNSKYPTIALFEDVASPEDFDALYELQKLTNPRIQQEVGNIALIASEEIPFHCKRGRSYAVAPFTHINRDGTRFADGSFGALYIANDVQTALFEIYYHQEKYWQNVEGLKFDRIVLRTLEFQFDASHVLDVTAYPIDDPIYDQTHYGQSQQLGRQVRKEQCYSGIYYRSVRHDGGTCWAMFTPKVVYDVYQRYHIEMIWDGKKIDSIKRIGEISKSPLKKV; via the coding sequence ATGACGAAATCCGCACCGAACAAGGAAGCACGGCAAACAGGTTTTCGCTTGCTCAACTCCAAATACCCCACTATCGCCCTTTTCGAGGATGTCGCAAGCCCGGAAGACTTCGACGCCTTATATGAACTGCAAAAGCTGACCAATCCACGTATTCAACAAGAAGTGGGTAACATCGCGCTTATCGCGAGCGAAGAGATTCCCTTTCACTGTAAACGAGGAAGAAGCTACGCTGTGGCCCCTTTTACGCATATCAATCGAGATGGTACGCGCTTCGCCGATGGCAGCTTCGGTGCTTTATATATCGCAAATGATGTCCAAACGGCGTTGTTTGAGATTTATTATCACCAAGAAAAATACTGGCAAAACGTAGAAGGATTAAAGTTCGACCGCATCGTTTTACGCACTCTCGAATTTCAGTTTGATGCCAGTCATGTGCTAGACGTGACAGCCTACCCTATTGATGACCCCATTTACGATCAAACCCATTATGGCCAATCACAACAGCTTGGCCGACAAGTGAGAAAAGAGCAGTGCTATTCCGGCATCTACTACCGTTCAGTGCGTCATGATGGAGGGACGTGTTGGGCCATGTTTACACCCAAAGTAGTCTATGACGTCTATCAGCGTTATCACATTGAAATGATTTGGGATGGGAAAAAAATTGATTCAATTAAACGTATTGGTGAGATCAGCAAGTCACCCTTGAAAAAAGTGTAA
- a CDS encoding MbcA/ParS/Xre antitoxin family protein, which translates to MSVTNTQPDISKQQMAEAGFKAATVILDGWGCTQAEMLSILRLSKSSFYSFRKDSEKVRLDDDQLERLSYILNIHSALRIIFDNPENVRGFMTMPNHNAYFEGRKPLAIIASGKFSDLYEVAIRIDALRSGIWG; encoded by the coding sequence ATGAGTGTGACAAATACCCAGCCCGATATCAGTAAACAGCAGATGGCTGAAGCAGGCTTTAAAGCGGCCACTGTCATCCTGGATGGTTGGGGCTGCACCCAAGCAGAGATGCTATCCATACTACGCCTCAGCAAATCTTCTTTTTATAGCTTCAGAAAAGACAGCGAAAAAGTACGTCTTGATGACGACCAACTTGAACGGCTGAGCTACATCCTCAATATTCACTCCGCGTTGAGAATTATCTTCGACAACCCAGAAAATGTGCGCGGGTTTATGACAATGCCCAATCACAATGCGTACTTTGAAGGCAGAAAACCGCTAGCGATTATTGCTTCGGGTAAGTTCAGTGACCTCTACGAGGTGGCTATACGTATCGATGCACTTCGCTCAGGCATTTGGGGTTAA